The window TGTAAATAAGTAATATTAATAAATAGTAATTATGTCTGGGTTAATTGGTAAGAAAATTGGTATGACCAGTATCTTCGACGAAAACGGTAAAAATTTGCCGTGTACAGTAATTGAAGCTGGTCCATGCGTGGTTACCCAAGTCAGAACCAAAGAGGTTGACGGGTATGAAGCTCTTCAGCTTGGTTTCGATGACAAGGCAGAAAAACGTGCTAACAAGGCCGAGTTGGGTCATGCTAAAAAAGCAGGTGTTTCTCCTAAAAAACAAGTTGTCGAATTCCAGGATTTTGAAGGAGAGTATAAATTAGGTGATACTGTAACGGTAGAGCATTTTGTAGAGGGTGAATTTGTTGATGTGTCTGGTACATCAAAAGGTAAAGGATTCCAGGGGGTTGTTAAAAGACACGGCTTTGCCGGTGTAGGTCAGGCAACCCACGGTCAGCACAACCGTTTAAGAGCTCCCGGTTCGATTGGTGCGGCTTCATATCCTGCGAGAGTATTCAAGGGAATGAGAATGGCCGGTAGAATGGGTGGCGAAAAAGTTACAGTTCAAAACCTAAAGGTGTTGAAAGTAGTTCCGGAAAAGAACCTTATCGTTGTTAAGGGGTGTGTTCCCGGGCATAAAAACAGTTATGTAATCATTCAGAAGTAATGGAAGTAGCAGTATTAGATATAAATGGAAAAGAAACCGGGAGAAAAGTTACACTTTCTGATTCGGTTTTCGGTATAGAGCCTAACAACCATGCTATTTACTTGGATGTAAAGCGTTACTTGGCCAATCAGCGTCAGGGAACTCACAAGTCTAAGGAGAGAGCTGAAATTGCCGGAAGTACCCGTAAGATCAAAAAACAAAAAGGTACAGGTACGGCCAGAGCAGGTAGTATCAAGTCGCCGGTTTTTGTTGGTGGGGGTAGGATTTTTGGACCAAGGCCAAAAGATTATACGCAAAAATTAAACAAGAACGTAAAGAGATTGGCTCGTAAATCTGCTTTAAGTTTAAAGGCAAAAGAGCAATCGGTTATCGTTTTAGAAGATTTTAATTTCGATGCGCCAAAGACTAAAAATTTCACTAACGTTTTGAAAGCTTTAGGGTTAGCCGATAAAAAATCTTTGTTTGTGTTGGGTGATACAAATAATAATGTATATTTGTCGTCACGCAATTTAAAGAGTTCTAAAGTTGTAACTAGCTCAGAATTAAGTACTTATGGGATTGTTAATGCTAACAATATAGTGCTTTTAGAGGGTTCTTTAGAAGGAATTGAGTCGAACTTAAGTAAATAAGAAGCCAGATGAGTGTGTTGATTAAACCAATTATTACGGAAAAAGTGACCGCTGATAGCGAATTGAATAATCGTTATGGTTTCATTGTAAACCCGAAAGCTAACAAGTTGCAGATCAAAGAAGCTGTGGAGAATGCTTACGGGGTGACTGTTGAAAAAGTTCGTACAATGAATTACGGTCCTGAAAGAAAAACACGTTACACAAAAACCGGAATTCAGCACGGTAAGACGAATGCTGTTAAGAAGGCGATTGTACAAGTAGCGGAAGGAGATACTATTGATGTATATAGTAATATTTAAGAAAGACTAAGAAATGTCAGTAAGAAAATTAAAGCCAGTTACTCCTGGTCAGCGTTTTAGAGTGGTTAACGGTTTTGATGCCGTTACCACTGATAAGCCGGAGAAGAGTTTACTCGCTCCGATAAAAAAATCGGGAGGTAGAAACAACAAAGGTAAAATGACCATGCGTTATTTAGGAGGTGGTCATAAGAGAAAGTATCGTGTGATTGACTTTAAGAGAGCTAAAACAGGTGTTGAGGCTACTGTTGAGTCTATTCAGTACGATCCAAACAGAACTGCATTCATTGCATTGATACAGTATGCCGATGGTGAGAAATCTTATATCATTGCGCCAAATGGCTTGCAGGTAGGTCAAACTGTAGCTTCCGGTGCTGATGTGGCTCCGGAAATTGGTAATGCCATG of the Zhouia spongiae genome contains:
- the rplW gene encoding 50S ribosomal protein L23, with translation MSVLIKPIITEKVTADSELNNRYGFIVNPKANKLQIKEAVENAYGVTVEKVRTMNYGPERKTRYTKTGIQHGKTNAVKKAIVQVAEGDTIDVYSNI
- the rplC gene encoding 50S ribosomal protein L3; this translates as MSGLIGKKIGMTSIFDENGKNLPCTVIEAGPCVVTQVRTKEVDGYEALQLGFDDKAEKRANKAELGHAKKAGVSPKKQVVEFQDFEGEYKLGDTVTVEHFVEGEFVDVSGTSKGKGFQGVVKRHGFAGVGQATHGQHNRLRAPGSIGAASYPARVFKGMRMAGRMGGEKVTVQNLKVLKVVPEKNLIVVKGCVPGHKNSYVIIQK
- the rplD gene encoding 50S ribosomal protein L4 gives rise to the protein MEVAVLDINGKETGRKVTLSDSVFGIEPNNHAIYLDVKRYLANQRQGTHKSKERAEIAGSTRKIKKQKGTGTARAGSIKSPVFVGGGRIFGPRPKDYTQKLNKNVKRLARKSALSLKAKEQSVIVLEDFNFDAPKTKNFTNVLKALGLADKKSLFVLGDTNNNVYLSSRNLKSSKVVTSSELSTYGIVNANNIVLLEGSLEGIESNLSK